A section of the Aminiphilus circumscriptus DSM 16581 genome encodes:
- the rbsD gene encoding D-ribose pyranase, producing the protein MKSGGLLHPELAFQIASCGHRDLICIADAGLPLPRNVPRIDLAYAPGKPPFFDVLKTVLQEIALEEVCWAEEAEEKSPHLVQRFEDLFRELPQERIPHEEFKARLEAVRFVVRTGEFTPYANVLLRCGVPF; encoded by the coding sequence ATGAAGTCTGGTGGTCTGCTCCATCCGGAACTGGCGTTTCAGATCGCGTCCTGCGGTCATCGCGATCTGATCTGCATCGCCGATGCGGGGCTTCCCCTTCCCCGGAATGTGCCGAGGATCGACCTGGCCTATGCGCCGGGCAAGCCCCCCTTTTTCGACGTGCTGAAGACAGTGCTCCAGGAGATTGCCCTGGAAGAGGTCTGTTGGGCCGAGGAGGCGGAGGAAAAGAGTCCGCATCTGGTGCAGCGTTTCGAGGATCTTTTCCGGGAGCTTCCTCAGGAACGCATTCCTCACGAGGAGTTCAAAGCCCGTCTCGAAGCGGTGCGCTTCGTGGTCCGCACCGGAGAGTTCACTCCCTACGCGAACGTGCTTCTCCGCTGCGGCGTTCCCTTCTGA
- a CDS encoding GntR family transcriptional regulator, producing MSRSQAESKAREEILLLILKRRLVPGQRITEKSLAELCEVSRTPVRTALRELIAEGILERDEPKGYVIPPLTPPDMLQVFQIRQKLEGMAAALAAESPEPCYSTSLRQIEVLQEEEERIYRNWNTENFTRNSQEFHHCICRMSGNPYLEKYILQSYWRSQIYVFFFDSFFLHGFDSAMDPEPVYGYSFAEHNDILEALRNRDGQRARNAMEKHVLSTYKWLTNSRR from the coding sequence ATGTCGAGAAGTCAGGCGGAAAGCAAGGCCCGCGAGGAAATTCTGCTTCTCATCCTCAAGAGGCGACTCGTTCCGGGACAACGAATCACGGAGAAAAGCCTCGCGGAACTGTGCGAAGTGAGTCGCACCCCCGTGAGAACGGCCCTCCGGGAACTCATCGCCGAGGGAATTCTCGAGCGGGACGAACCCAAGGGATATGTCATTCCTCCTCTCACGCCTCCGGACATGCTCCAGGTCTTCCAGATCCGACAGAAACTCGAAGGGATGGCGGCGGCCCTCGCGGCGGAAAGCCCAGAGCCCTGCTACTCCACCTCCCTCAGACAGATCGAAGTTCTCCAGGAAGAGGAGGAGCGGATCTACCGCAACTGGAACACGGAGAATTTCACCAGGAACAGTCAGGAGTTCCACCACTGCATCTGCCGCATGAGCGGCAATCCCTATCTGGAAAAATACATTCTTCAGAGCTATTGGCGCTCCCAGATCTACGTTTTCTTCTTCGACTCCTTCTTCCTCCACGGGTTCGACTCCGCCATGGATCCCGAACCTGTCTACGGATACTCCTTCGCAGAACATAACGACATCCTCGAGGCACTCCGCAATCGGGACGGGCAACGAGCACGGAACGCCATGGAAAAGCATGTTCTCTCCACCTACAAGTGGCTCACCAATTCCAGACGGTAA
- a CDS encoding LacI family DNA-binding transcriptional regulator: MDALEALAYRRNALARSLRKKRSSTIGLILPDVTNPFFAEIARSIADAAESEGYSVIVCNSDGRRNSEDAFLGMLSEKRADGVVLIETGPPRGDASALENGDLPLVTVDRSLPGANVDSVRIDNALGGRRAARHLLDLGHRHLACIAGPSHVTPSGERVTGFREELREQGFFLPEERIRRGTFQPESGYDITRRFLEEDSRLTAIFACNDLMAFGAVRAAADLGKRVPDDLSVLGFDDIRLASFFNPPLTTVAQPRQEMGALAVRLLLERMADSTLSPRHLVLETRLVLRSSTAPPP, from the coding sequence CTGGACGCGCTGGAAGCACTCGCCTACAGACGGAACGCCCTCGCACGGAGTCTTCGGAAAAAACGATCCTCCACCATCGGCCTGATTCTTCCCGACGTGACGAATCCTTTTTTCGCGGAGATCGCCCGCAGCATCGCCGACGCGGCGGAAAGCGAAGGATATTCGGTGATCGTCTGCAACTCCGACGGCAGACGGAACAGCGAGGATGCCTTTCTGGGCATGCTGTCGGAAAAACGTGCCGATGGGGTGGTCCTCATCGAGACGGGACCTCCGAGAGGCGATGCTTCGGCTCTCGAAAACGGCGATCTGCCCCTGGTGACCGTGGATCGCTCCCTTCCCGGTGCGAACGTGGATTCGGTGCGCATCGACAACGCTCTGGGAGGACGCCGGGCCGCACGACATCTTCTGGATCTGGGGCACCGGCATCTGGCCTGCATTGCCGGCCCGTCCCACGTGACTCCCAGCGGGGAGCGCGTGACGGGCTTCCGGGAAGAGCTTCGCGAGCAGGGCTTCTTCCTTCCGGAGGAACGAATCCGCCGAGGAACCTTTCAGCCCGAGAGCGGGTATGACATTACCCGGCGCTTCCTCGAAGAGGATTCCCGCCTCACGGCGATCTTTGCCTGCAACGACCTCATGGCCTTCGGCGCCGTACGAGCCGCCGCGGACCTGGGCAAGCGCGTTCCGGACGATCTCTCCGTCCTCGGATTCGACGACATCCGGCTGGCCTCGTTCTTCAATCCGCCCCTCACCACCGTGGCCCAACCCCGCCAGGAAATGGGCGCACTGGCGGTACGACTTCTGCTGGAGCGCATGGCCGACTCCACACTTTCCCCCCGCCACCTCGTGCTCGAAACACGTCTGGTACTCCGCTCCTCCACGGCGCCTCCTCCATGA
- a CDS encoding ABC transporter permease has translation MLSLPWRPGSRTLLLLLLGGIMLAVGAMEPRFFTGTNLLNVLRQSSIIGIISLGMTVVILTGGIDLSVGSILALSVLFAASAAKAGVAAPLAWCCALAGGAGLGWCNGFGIARLRLPPFIVTLGMMGCARGLALLYTGGAPLTGFSALFRFPGTGRFGGIPVPVLLFALAFLAVFVLLERCPWGERVRSVGSNSAAAWGSGIDVPGTVAKAYVLSGTLAALAGLVLMGRLDSAQPSAGLGYEFGAIAGVVLGGTSFSGGQGTLAGTIVGVLIMGVLENGMNLLNVNPFSEQVVKGVVIAVALVAYGSLGRRSRVAG, from the coding sequence ATGCTCTCCCTGCCGTGGCGCCCCGGATCGCGAACGCTGCTTCTCCTGCTCCTCGGCGGCATCATGCTCGCCGTCGGAGCCATGGAACCGCGCTTTTTCACGGGGACGAACCTGTTGAACGTGCTGCGTCAGTCCTCCATCATCGGCATCATCTCCCTGGGAATGACCGTGGTGATTCTCACGGGGGGAATCGACCTCTCCGTGGGGAGCATCCTCGCCCTGTCGGTCCTTTTCGCCGCGTCGGCGGCAAAGGCGGGAGTCGCAGCGCCGCTCGCCTGGTGCTGTGCCCTCGCGGGAGGAGCCGGCCTGGGGTGGTGCAACGGTTTCGGAATCGCCCGGCTCCGTCTGCCGCCTTTCATCGTCACCCTGGGAATGATGGGGTGTGCCCGGGGACTCGCTCTTCTCTACACGGGAGGTGCGCCTCTCACCGGTTTCAGCGCTCTGTTTCGGTTTCCCGGAACGGGGCGTTTCGGAGGCATACCCGTGCCGGTCCTGCTTTTTGCGCTCGCCTTTCTCGCGGTTTTCGTCCTTTTGGAGCGTTGTCCCTGGGGTGAGCGCGTGCGCAGCGTGGGGTCCAATTCCGCCGCCGCCTGGGGATCGGGCATCGATGTGCCCGGAACGGTAGCAAAGGCCTATGTCCTGAGCGGCACACTCGCGGCGCTCGCGGGCCTCGTGCTCATGGGCCGTCTGGATTCGGCCCAGCCCAGCGCCGGCCTCGGCTATGAGTTCGGCGCCATTGCCGGGGTGGTCCTCGGGGGCACGAGCTTTTCCGGGGGGCAGGGGACACTCGCCGGAACGATCGTGGGTGTGCTCATCATGGGTGTGCTGGAGAACGGAATGAATCTCCTCAACGTCAATCCCTTCTCCGAGCAGGTCGTGAAGGGGGTGGTCATCGCGGTGGCCCTCGTGGCCTATGGAAGCCTGGGACGAAGGAGCCGGGTTGCGGGATGA
- a CDS encoding ribokinase → MSRIVVVGSVNMDLVMQAPRLPVLGETLAAGPFVTASGGKGANQAVAAARLGASVGMVGRVGDDAFGGALRLALEQEGIHVEHLLVSSGSSTGVASIFVVEGDNAIAIAPGANALLSPSDVRNAAPLFSDASCALFQLEVPPETVLEGLRLAREKGVRTILNPAPWTTLSEEVLTLTDLFVPNRIELAQFSGTEDLLEGALAALDRGVGAVVVTAGKDGAFLFERVGYGERPAHLAIAPPRITAVDSTGAGDAFVAALAVTLAEGGSLAEAVRFGTGAGACACLRLGAQPSLPRREEVERLLVDAAGETAWTSAGK, encoded by the coding sequence ATGTCCCGTATCGTGGTCGTCGGTTCGGTCAACATGGATCTGGTCATGCAGGCGCCCCGCCTGCCCGTCCTCGGAGAGACGCTCGCCGCGGGTCCCTTCGTCACCGCCTCCGGAGGCAAGGGGGCGAACCAGGCGGTCGCCGCGGCTCGTCTCGGCGCCTCCGTCGGCATGGTGGGCCGCGTGGGCGACGATGCCTTCGGAGGGGCGCTTCGCCTCGCCCTGGAGCAGGAGGGCATCCACGTGGAGCACCTTCTCGTCTCTTCCGGTTCCTCCACGGGGGTCGCCTCCATTTTCGTCGTCGAAGGTGACAACGCCATCGCCATCGCTCCGGGAGCCAACGCTCTGCTTTCCCCGTCGGACGTGCGGAACGCCGCACCTCTTTTCTCCGATGCCTCCTGTGCACTCTTCCAGCTCGAAGTTCCTCCCGAAACAGTCCTCGAAGGACTTCGCCTCGCCCGCGAGAAGGGCGTGCGTACCATTCTCAACCCAGCTCCCTGGACAACGCTTTCCGAGGAAGTCCTGACGCTGACGGATCTTTTCGTGCCGAACCGCATCGAACTGGCCCAGTTTTCCGGAACGGAGGATCTCCTGGAAGGCGCCCTTGCCGCACTCGACAGAGGCGTGGGCGCCGTGGTGGTCACCGCCGGAAAGGACGGGGCCTTTCTCTTCGAGAGAGTCGGCTACGGAGAGCGTCCGGCCCATCTTGCCATTGCACCGCCGAGGATCACCGCCGTGGACAGTACCGGAGCGGGAGATGCCTTCGTGGCGGCCCTCGCGGTGACGCTCGCCGAGGGCGGGTCGCTCGCCGAGGCCGTTCGTTTCGGAACGGGCGCGGGAGCCTGTGCATGTCTTCGTCTCGGTGCCCAACCGAGCCTGCCTCGCCGTGAAGAGGTGGAACGGCTTCTGGTAGACGCCGCCGGCGAAACGGCGTGGACTTCCGCCGGAAAATGA
- a CDS encoding ABC transporter substrate-binding protein encodes MKKVLLVLCALVLLVGTVAEGAEPIKIGCLVQLTGSGATWGEHHRDMSIIAVEEINAAGGLLGRPVELVIYDFRGRQEDAVNAARRLILEDKVQVIAGTNFSGCQIAIVPISEQHKVPIVSFSATNPAVTVDPQTGKVRPYSFRVCFTDPYQGKAIAEFLGTTLNLKTAVIFHDVGSDYSEGMKQFFEDHFPKVGGKVVGTYGYRDGDVDFRAQITQAKATGAEAVFLPGMYKEMALIIKQAAEMDWKPVFIGGDGYSPAMTEIAGDAMNGTYWLTHIATDDPDVQPLVKKYEKRFNKKPVEIVSCTLAYDTIMWIADAIKRAGEYDGAKIRDALANTQGLQLPDFVLTVDPATNTPHNKPTAILVFEGSVEKLYQKVIPQD; translated from the coding sequence ATGAAGAAGGTGCTGCTTGTTTTGTGCGCTCTTGTACTCCTGGTCGGAACCGTGGCCGAAGGAGCCGAACCCATCAAAATCGGCTGCCTGGTTCAACTCACGGGATCCGGCGCAACCTGGGGAGAGCACCATCGAGACATGTCCATCATCGCCGTGGAAGAGATCAACGCCGCGGGAGGCCTTCTGGGACGCCCCGTCGAACTGGTGATCTACGACTTCCGCGGTCGCCAGGAAGATGCGGTGAACGCCGCACGACGTCTGATTCTCGAGGACAAAGTCCAGGTCATCGCGGGAACCAACTTCAGCGGCTGCCAGATCGCCATCGTTCCCATCAGCGAACAGCACAAGGTTCCCATCGTCTCCTTCTCCGCCACGAACCCGGCGGTCACCGTGGATCCCCAGACCGGTAAGGTGCGCCCCTACTCGTTCCGGGTCTGCTTCACCGATCCCTACCAGGGAAAGGCCATCGCGGAATTTCTCGGCACCACGCTGAACCTCAAGACCGCCGTCATTTTCCACGACGTGGGCAGCGACTACTCGGAAGGCATGAAGCAGTTCTTCGAGGATCACTTCCCCAAGGTGGGCGGCAAGGTGGTCGGCACCTACGGCTACCGCGACGGCGACGTGGACTTCCGGGCCCAGATCACCCAGGCAAAGGCGACCGGCGCGGAAGCGGTCTTCCTGCCCGGCATGTACAAGGAAATGGCCCTCATCATCAAGCAGGCCGCGGAGATGGACTGGAAACCCGTGTTCATCGGCGGCGACGGCTACAGCCCAGCCATGACGGAGATCGCCGGAGACGCCATGAACGGGACCTACTGGCTCACCCACATCGCCACGGATGATCCGGACGTGCAACCCCTCGTCAAGAAATACGAAAAGCGCTTCAACAAGAAGCCCGTGGAGATCGTGAGCTGCACCCTCGCCTATGACACCATCATGTGGATCGCCGATGCCATCAAACGGGCCGGCGAGTACGACGGAGCGAAGATCCGGGACGCCCTGGCGAACACGCAGGGACTGCAGCTTCCCGACTTCGTCCTCACGGTGGATCCCGCCACGAACACGCCCCACAACAAGCCCACGGCAATCCTGGTCTTCGAGGGCAGCGTGGAAAAACTGTACCAGAAGGTGATTCCTCAGGATTGA
- a CDS encoding saccharopine dehydrogenase C-terminal domain-containing protein produces the protein MKHVLVLGAGMVARPCVQYLLKQGHRVTVVDTVRERVEHVLGGHENGIPVVGDGLKEAARLVPQADLVISLLPWVFHKDVAPFCLRENKHFINASYMNDEMKAFSKDAERQGLTFLAEMGCDPGIDHMTAVRTIREVEKRGGFVKSFSSWCGALPSLEANTNPWGYKLSWSPGDLLHACVRPSHYLRNGKEIFVPAEEVFQRSTLKEIEGVGWFEEYANANSLPYAELYGIPNTPNIYRATLRFPGWCETIRAMQMLGLFDTTSRPLAGKTLRQFTAGLCGADEKSDLIQALAAFLGMPAFAMPLKRLEWLGLFSDELLSDKIRCNRDVVFDLFSRKLGFDKDERDLLIMRHEYEVVFGAKTRRILSTLVHYGEAGGDSAIAVTTGFPPAIGADLILKGTITLRGVVAPVYPQIYEPTLAELERNGIVFEEKEMSL, from the coding sequence GTGAAACATGTTCTCGTTCTCGGCGCGGGCATGGTAGCCCGCCCCTGCGTGCAGTACCTTTTGAAACAGGGTCATCGCGTCACCGTGGTGGACACCGTCCGCGAGCGCGTGGAGCACGTTCTCGGCGGACACGAGAATGGTATTCCCGTCGTCGGAGACGGACTGAAGGAAGCGGCCCGGCTCGTTCCTCAGGCGGACCTGGTGATCTCCCTTCTGCCCTGGGTCTTTCACAAGGACGTCGCGCCCTTCTGTCTTCGGGAGAACAAGCACTTCATCAACGCCTCGTACATGAACGACGAGATGAAGGCGTTCTCCAAGGATGCCGAGCGACAGGGGCTGACCTTCCTCGCCGAGATGGGATGCGATCCGGGCATCGACCACATGACGGCGGTGCGAACCATCCGGGAAGTGGAAAAGCGGGGCGGTTTCGTGAAGTCCTTCAGCTCCTGGTGCGGCGCACTCCCCTCCCTGGAGGCGAACACCAACCCCTGGGGCTACAAGCTTTCCTGGTCTCCCGGAGACCTTCTCCACGCCTGCGTCCGCCCCTCGCACTATCTCCGGAACGGAAAAGAAATTTTCGTCCCCGCGGAGGAGGTCTTCCAGCGTTCCACCCTCAAAGAAATCGAGGGGGTGGGTTGGTTCGAAGAGTATGCCAACGCAAATTCCCTTCCCTACGCTGAACTGTACGGCATCCCGAACACTCCAAACATCTACCGGGCGACGCTGCGTTTCCCCGGCTGGTGTGAGACCATTCGGGCCATGCAGATGCTTGGGCTTTTCGACACCACATCCCGCCCGCTCGCGGGAAAGACGCTGCGCCAGTTCACCGCCGGGCTTTGCGGCGCCGATGAAAAAAGCGACCTCATCCAAGCCCTGGCGGCGTTTCTCGGCATGCCCGCCTTCGCAATGCCTCTCAAGCGGCTGGAATGGCTCGGCCTTTTCAGTGACGAACTCCTCTCGGATAAAATCCGGTGCAACCGGGATGTGGTCTTCGATCTTTTCTCCCGCAAGCTCGGCTTCGACAAGGATGAACGGGACCTGCTCATCATGCGTCACGAATACGAGGTGGTCTTCGGAGCGAAGACGCGACGCATCCTCTCCACGCTCGTCCATTACGGAGAGGCGGGCGGCGACAGCGCCATCGCCGTGACCACGGGATTTCCCCCCGCAATCGGCGCGGATCTCATTCTGAAGGGAACGATCACCCTGCGTGGCGTCGTCGCCCCCGTGTATCCCCAGATCTACGAACCGACTCTGGCGGAATTGGAACGCAACGGCATCGTCTTCGAAGAGAAGGAAATGTCTCTGTAG
- a CDS encoding MBL fold metallo-hydrolase, producing the protein MTECSSDTTQNQDVVRAKGWESALPRAAYRNLERVTTGIPWFEVYRTPGNVFAIYEDGQFEETLSYLVPGEERAVLIDTGDGIGNIRTLAEELTSLPVSVVNTHHHIDHVAQNYLFDDVALFDDPLGLARKAAAEGFSHEEALDLIAPGNVWKPYPEGFDPATYHMPPFSVTRWLKDGDTIDLGNRVLEVIWTPGHSPDSVSLLDRTARLLWVGDLFYTGSIYTFLPGGDFDQFLASYRKLIDLFPLYDKIMPSHNEPWLDKEILKDVLAAAEGIRKGQTPFTVGKGGMRKYDFGRFALILGPDQ; encoded by the coding sequence GTGACCGAGTGCAGCAGCGACACAACCCAAAACCAGGACGTGGTCAGGGCCAAGGGGTGGGAGAGCGCCCTTCCCAGGGCGGCCTACCGCAATCTGGAAAGGGTGACCACCGGCATACCCTGGTTCGAGGTCTACCGTACTCCCGGAAATGTGTTCGCTATCTACGAGGACGGGCAGTTCGAGGAAACCCTGAGCTATCTCGTCCCCGGCGAAGAACGGGCGGTCCTCATCGATACCGGGGACGGCATCGGAAACATCCGCACCCTCGCGGAGGAACTCACGTCCCTCCCCGTCTCGGTGGTGAACACCCACCACCACATCGACCATGTCGCCCAGAACTACCTTTTCGACGACGTGGCTCTCTTCGACGACCCTCTCGGTCTGGCGAGAAAAGCCGCCGCGGAGGGCTTTTCTCACGAGGAGGCTCTGGATCTCATCGCTCCCGGCAACGTGTGGAAACCTTATCCCGAAGGGTTCGATCCCGCGACGTACCATATGCCGCCCTTTTCGGTCACGCGCTGGCTCAAGGATGGAGACACCATCGACCTGGGCAACCGCGTCCTGGAGGTCATCTGGACTCCCGGGCACTCGCCGGACTCCGTCTCCCTCCTCGACCGGACGGCGCGCCTGCTCTGGGTGGGCGATCTCTTCTACACCGGATCGATCTACACCTTTCTTCCCGGTGGCGATTTCGACCAGTTTCTCGCAAGCTACCGAAAACTTATCGACCTCTTCCCTCTCTACGACAAGATCATGCCGAGCCACAACGAACCCTGGCTGGACAAGGAGATCCTCAAAGACGTTCTCGCCGCCGCGGAAGGAATCCGGAAGGGGCAA
- a CDS encoding dimethylarginine dimethylaminohydrolase family protein, protein MGTLRSSSQYYHVVLSRIPPRATPVFHEEEMQRRVWGRRWGVYNDVGTLRTILLHPPGEEILVMTSDKYDPEIDALIDDAEQWYFRDDRGPDLVKMQDEFAALVRVLETHGVEIVTVGGAPRDPNAMFVRDCGMVVKGGAIISRMGPVGKAHGTGRRGEERFVLQKLAEIGMPILRTIAGDGLLEGGSFCFLDEKHAAIGLSFRGNPSGAEQLRHVLQYQEVELIQVPLPGYAMHLDGGIVMVDHDKALLNVERLPYWFLDTLDELGIQKIPADYREGSMAVNCLTLSPGKVIMDDRAVYTAERLASFGMETILIPWEEISKHGGGIHCSTLPLVRERS, encoded by the coding sequence ATGGGTACTCTTCGCAGCAGTTCTCAATACTACCATGTCGTACTCTCGCGCATTCCTCCGAGAGCCACTCCGGTCTTTCACGAGGAGGAGATGCAACGCCGGGTCTGGGGACGTCGCTGGGGTGTCTACAACGATGTCGGCACGCTCCGGACCATCCTCCTTCATCCGCCCGGAGAAGAAATCCTCGTCATGACATCGGACAAGTACGACCCCGAGATCGATGCCCTCATCGACGACGCGGAGCAGTGGTACTTCCGGGACGACAGGGGGCCGGACCTTGTGAAGATGCAGGATGAGTTCGCCGCCCTTGTGAGGGTCCTCGAAACACACGGAGTGGAAATCGTGACCGTCGGCGGCGCACCGCGCGATCCCAACGCGATGTTCGTCCGGGACTGCGGCATGGTGGTCAAGGGTGGAGCGATCATCTCCCGCATGGGTCCCGTGGGCAAGGCCCACGGCACGGGACGCCGCGGCGAAGAGCGCTTCGTGCTCCAGAAGCTCGCCGAGATCGGCATGCCCATCCTCCGCACCATCGCCGGCGACGGCCTGCTCGAAGGCGGAAGTTTCTGTTTCCTCGACGAGAAACACGCCGCCATCGGCCTGAGTTTCCGCGGCAATCCAAGCGGTGCGGAACAACTCCGGCACGTTCTCCAGTATCAGGAGGTCGAACTGATCCAGGTTCCCCTGCCGGGGTACGCCATGCATCTGGACGGCGGCATCGTCATGGTGGACCACGACAAGGCTCTTCTCAACGTGGAGCGCCTTCCCTACTGGTTTCTCGACACGCTTGACGAACTGGGCATCCAGAAAATCCCCGCGGACTACCGCGAAGGATCCATGGCCGTGAACTGTCTCACCCTTTCCCCTGGAAAGGTGATCATGGACGACCGGGCGGTGTACACGGCGGAGCGACTCGCGTCTTTCGGCATGGAGACGATCCTCATTCCCTGGGAGGAGATCTCGAAACACGGCGGAGGCATTCACTGCAGCACGCTTCCCCTGGTGCGCGAACGTTCGTGA
- the htpG gene encoding molecular chaperone HtpG, whose product MAARETFAFQSEGKQLLDLMVHSVYSNREIFLRELVSNASDALDKLRVASLTNEALRSSFSDPHIRIAVDKDARILRVSDNGIGMNREDLVTYLGTIAKSGTKEFLQYMAERKEALTPELIGQFGVGFYSSFMVADLVEVLTRKAGEETAWLWRSSGDGTYTIEEGYRDTCGTTVTLHLKPVASEGDDDEGRRPWERTSGEDVADEWTIRRIVRKYSDFVAYPIRMEVRHFDKDGKEVGTKDEVLNSMKAIWSRPEAEVTEEEYREFYTHVSKDWAEPLTHIVYSAEGATTFRALLYLPSKAPMDLFLREGDRGIQLYVKRVFIMQDCKELIPEYLRFLRGVVDAEDLPLNISREILQQDRRIAVIRKSLTRKVLDELKRLRDGKRETYVAFWREFGKVLKEGIFADERNRETLLSLALFRTTTREWITLDDYLEGMKPEQKAVYFLSGGTLETLRNSPHLEAFRDRGYEVLLLDDPVDDFWTGVVESYRDKPLTSVAKGAADLDAPKEQEKNLEEKEREEAFEPLLKALAERLKDEVSSVRLSRRLTTSPACLVGETHSMTPQMEQLLRQMGQEVPKLKRILEVNPSHPVLERLQRRFAEGGSLGDVPELLYGQALLAEGGTLSDPARFARLVAELLARDLEEARREA is encoded by the coding sequence ATGGCTGCGCGAGAGACCTTTGCATTTCAGAGTGAGGGAAAGCAACTCCTGGACCTCATGGTTCACTCCGTCTATTCCAACCGAGAAATTTTCCTGCGGGAGCTCGTGTCCAACGCGTCGGACGCCCTGGACAAACTGCGTGTCGCCTCCCTCACGAACGAGGCGTTGCGGTCCTCTTTTTCGGATCCCCATATTCGCATTGCCGTGGACAAAGACGCGAGGATTTTGCGCGTATCTGACAACGGCATTGGCATGAACCGGGAGGATCTTGTGACCTACCTCGGCACCATCGCCAAGTCGGGAACGAAAGAATTTCTGCAGTACATGGCGGAGCGGAAGGAGGCGCTGACGCCGGAGCTCATCGGCCAGTTCGGCGTGGGCTTCTATTCGTCCTTCATGGTGGCCGATTTGGTGGAAGTGTTGACCCGAAAGGCCGGAGAGGAAACGGCGTGGCTCTGGAGATCCTCCGGGGACGGCACGTACACCATCGAGGAAGGATACCGCGACACCTGCGGCACCACAGTGACGCTTCATCTCAAGCCTGTCGCGAGCGAGGGAGACGACGACGAGGGGCGCCGCCCCTGGGAGCGCACATCCGGCGAGGACGTCGCCGACGAGTGGACGATTCGCAGGATTGTCCGCAAGTATTCGGATTTCGTGGCCTATCCGATCCGCATGGAAGTGCGGCATTTCGATAAGGATGGCAAAGAGGTGGGCACGAAGGACGAAGTGCTCAACTCCATGAAAGCCATCTGGTCCCGCCCTGAGGCAGAGGTCACCGAAGAGGAATACAGGGAATTCTACACCCACGTGAGCAAGGACTGGGCGGAGCCGCTGACGCACATCGTCTACAGCGCCGAGGGGGCGACTACCTTCCGGGCGTTGCTCTATCTTCCCTCGAAGGCGCCTATGGATCTCTTTCTCCGCGAGGGAGACCGGGGCATTCAGCTCTACGTGAAACGGGTTTTCATCATGCAGGACTGCAAGGAGTTGATCCCCGAGTATCTGCGCTTTCTCAGAGGTGTGGTGGACGCGGAGGACCTTCCCCTCAACATCTCCCGGGAGATTCTCCAGCAGGACCGACGGATCGCGGTGATCCGAAAGAGCCTCACGAGAAAAGTCCTGGACGAACTGAAGCGTCTTCGAGACGGAAAGCGCGAGACTTACGTCGCTTTTTGGAGGGAATTCGGTAAGGTCCTCAAGGAGGGCATTTTTGCCGACGAGCGGAACCGGGAGACCTTGCTTTCCCTGGCGCTCTTTCGCACCACCACCCGAGAGTGGATCACCCTCGATGACTACCTGGAGGGCATGAAACCCGAACAGAAGGCGGTGTATTTCCTCTCGGGAGGCACCCTGGAGACATTGCGCAACTCACCACACCTCGAAGCCTTCCGTGATCGGGGATACGAGGTGCTCCTCCTCGACGATCCCGTGGACGACTTCTGGACCGGTGTGGTGGAAAGCTATCGAGACAAGCCTCTGACATCCGTGGCGAAGGGCGCGGCCGACCTGGATGCTCCGAAAGAACAGGAGAAGAACCTGGAGGAGAAGGAGCGGGAAGAGGCCTTCGAACCGCTTTTAAAGGCCCTTGCGGAACGCTTGAAGGACGAGGTTTCATCGGTGCGCCTGTCGAGACGCCTCACGACCTCGCCGGCGTGTCTGGTGGGGGAGACGCACTCCATGACGCCCCAGATGGAGCAGCTCCTGCGGCAGATGGGGCAGGAGGTCCCCAAGCTGAAGCGCATCCTGGAGGTGAATCCGTCCCATCCCGTTCTGGAGCGGCTCCAGCGGCGTTTCGCCGAAGGCGGATCTTTGGGGGATGTTCCGGAGCTGCTCTACGGGCAGGCACTTCTTGCCGAAGGGGGGACGCTCTCGGATCCGGCGCGTTTCGCCCGCCTCGTGGCGGAACTGCTCGCCCGGGATCTGGAGGAGGCGCGTCGGGAAGCGTAA